The following are from one region of the Arachis duranensis cultivar V14167 chromosome 10, aradu.V14167.gnm2.J7QH, whole genome shotgun sequence genome:
- the LOC110276467 gene encoding protein MEI2-like 2 — translation MIKSIPNKYTSKMLFAAIDENHHGTYDLMHLPIDFKNKCNVGYAFINMVSPSHMISFYEEKFLSSNLNVLVNQMGLTQVICWRVQRAIGTRN, via the exons ATGATTAAAAGCATTCCTAACAA GTACACATCAAAGATGCTTTTTGCTGCAATTGATGAGAATCACCATGGCACTTATGACTTAATGCACTTGCCAATTGATTTTAAG AACAAGTGTAATGTGGGTTATGCCTTCATCAATATGGTGTCTCCTTCACACATGATTTCATTCTATGAG GAGAAATTTCTATCCAGCAATTTGAATGTATTGGTCAACCAGATGGGTCTTACTCAGGTGATTTGTTGGAGAGTCCAAAGGGCGATTGGGACGAGAAACTAG